One window of Amyelois transitella isolate CPQ chromosome 7, ilAmyTran1.1, whole genome shotgun sequence genomic DNA carries:
- the LOC106133962 gene encoding tRNA N6-adenosine threonylcarbamoyltransferase, mitochondrial-like: MNFVSRFGGSKCLIKRLCVNKSRYISNQSILGIETSCDDTGCAIINDQGDLLAESLHSQHLMHLRNGGIIPDVAQDLHRSNIKSIVSNTLDKAKLTVENISAIAVTLRPGLPLSLAVGMKYAKQLARRYKKPIIPIHHMEAHALVARMHHNIKFPFLVLLISGGHCLLAVAQNVNKFKLLGESMDSAPGEMFDKVARQMKLRNLPEYSKISGGQAVELAASKASNPHIFKLPLPLAEYKDCNFSFNGLKTAVLLHLHRKEKEHDIVAHRLIPEVNDLCAAMLMATSRHLVHRTQRAIAFCHNNNLIPPDNKQLVVSGGVACNNYIFNALTTLCNEMDYQIYRPPPKLCTDNGIMIAWNGFEKWRRNIDIVTDYDSLDIKASSPLGENLIQDVISAKIPMKLMKLKL, encoded by the coding sequence ATGAATTTTGTATCAAGATTTGGAGGAAgcaaatgtttaataaaaagactATGTGTTAACAAATCAAGATACATTTCAAATCAGTCAATTCTTGGAATAGAAACATCCTGTGATGATACAGGCTGTGCAATCATTAATGATCAAGGGGACTTACTTGCAGAAAGTTTACATTCCCAACATTTGATGCATTTGAGAAATGGTGGCATTATACCAGACGTAGCTCAAGATCTACACAGGTCTAATATCAAGTCAATTGTATCAAATACATTAGACAAAGCTAAACTCACAGTGGAAAATATTTCAGCAATAGCGGTCACTTTAAGACCAGGTCTTCCACTTAGCCTTGCAGTGGGCATGAAATATGCAAAACAATTAGCACGCCGTTACAAAAAACCTATAATACCAATCCATCACATGGAGGCTCATGCTTTAGTTGCTAGGATGCAtcacaatataaaatttccctttttggttttattaatatctgGTGGTCATTGTCTACTGGCTGTTGctcaaaatgttaataaatttaaacttctGGGTGAAAGTATGGACAGTGCCCCTGGTGAAATGTTTGATAAAGTTGCAAGACAAATGAAACTAAGGAATTTGCCtgaatattcaaaaatatcaGGAGGTCAAGCAGTTGAACTGGCTGCATCAAAAGCCAGCAACccacatatttttaaactgcCCTTGCCATTAGCTGAGTATAAAGATTGCAATTTTAGTTTCAATGGTTTAAAAACAGCAGTTTTACTTCATCtccatagaaaagaaaaagagcATGATATTGTAGCTCATCGATTAATACCGGAAGTGAATGATTTATGTGCTGCAATGTTAATGGCTACATCAAGACATTTAGTACACAGAACACAGAGAGCAATTGCATTTTGTCACAATAATAACCTGATACCACCTGATAATAAACAGCTGGTGGTTTCTGGTGGAGTTGCttgtaataattacattttcaatGCTTTGACCACATTATGTAATGAAATGGATTATCAAATTTACAGACCACCTCCTAAATTATGTACTGATAATGGAATAATGATAGCTTGGAATGGATTCGAAAAATGGAGGCGAAACATTGATATAGTTACAGATTATGACTCCTTAGATATAAAAGCTTCAAGTCCTTTGggtgaaaatttaattcaagaTGTTATTTCGGCAAAAATACCTATgaaattgatgaaattaaagttatga
- the LOC106133968 gene encoding uncharacterized protein LOC106133968 produces the protein MEFLERIYLNIRKQVSTLPALPVSVPKTVDYLNKSVNKIRLPPFTKDNVLYYYLPMQGLVSYTTLSISVMNPHLMIRLFPRRDITDVLFLTAGSGAGLWLWARPHMAAAAPARRFSWAFLGGCLWPLGSIFLWAILRSSVGQRPVIGTVLGISTGAMLTNIALDYFHYVEMMFCGEVHLPEETYTPNSDDEKYDIDI, from the exons ATGGAATTTCTAGAAAGGATCTACCTTAATATAAGAAAACAAGTGTCCACCTTACCGGCGCTACCGGTATCCGTGCCGAAAACTGTTGATTATCTTAATAAATCAGTTAATAAAATTCGGTTGCCTCCATTCACAAAGGACAATGTATTATACTATTATTTACCAATGCAAGGTCTTGTTAGTTACACAACATTATCCATCAGTGTGATGAATCCTCATCTAATGATCAG ACTATTTCCTAGGAGAGATATAACTGATGTATTATTCCTCACTGCGGGCAGTGGTGCTGGGTTATGGCTGTGGGCTCGTCCACATATGGCAGCAGCAGCTCCTGCTAGACGTTTTTCATGGGCATTTCTAGGTGGATGTCTGTGGCCACTAGGCTCTATATTCCTCTGGGCAATCCTTAGAAGTTCAGTTGGTCAAAGGCCTGTCATTGGTACAGTTCTTGGAATTTCTACAGGAGCTATGCTTACAAATATCGCACTAGATTATTTCCATTATGTTGAAATGATGTTTTGTGGAGAAGTTCATCTTCCCGAAGAAACATACACACCTAATAGTGATGATGAAAAATATgacattgatatttaa